The Streptococcus toyakuensis genome has a window encoding:
- a CDS encoding autorepressor SdpR family transcription factor, translating to MSFANSFKALSHPVRREILNLLKAGRLSAGEIASQFELTGATISHHLTILKAADLIHEMKEKNFIYYELNTSVLEDIMVWLADLKGDHFDEDKNQ from the coding sequence ATGAGTTTTGCAAATAGTTTTAAAGCTTTATCTCATCCAGTTAGGAGAGAGATTTTAAATTTACTCAAAGCAGGTAGATTATCTGCAGGAGAAATTGCCAGTCAATTCGAGTTGACAGGTGCAACTATTTCACACCATCTCACGATTTTGAAAGCAGCGGATTTGATTCATGAAATGAAAGAAAAAAACTTTATTTATTATGAGTTAAATACATCGGTTTTAGAGGATATAATGGTTTGGCTAGCAGATCTGAAAGGAGATCATTTTGATGAAGATAAAAATCAATAA
- a CDS encoding SdpI family protein, translating into MKIKINKKLVLFTSILILLPSLVGCVFWNQLPEEIPTHFNLLGQADGYNHKMSAIFGLPTLMLLMHWLLLFLMIKDPKSSNISSKIQVLIYWIIPFVSCLLMISIFGESLGYSMMSGLLAQIFMGVVMIVIGNYLPKTHRNYIIGIRLPWTLENDENWRKTHRLAGKIWVLGGLLLFLNSFVQLYVYWVFFLTLLLVVLMPGVYSYQLSKSES; encoded by the coding sequence ATGAAGATAAAAATCAATAAGAAATTGGTATTATTTACGAGCATTCTCATCCTACTACCTTCCCTTGTAGGTTGTGTTTTCTGGAATCAATTACCAGAGGAGATACCCACTCATTTTAATCTACTGGGGCAAGCGGATGGCTACAATCATAAAATGTCTGCTATCTTTGGATTACCTACTCTCATGCTTTTGATGCATTGGTTGCTTCTATTTTTAATGATTAAGGATCCTAAATCTAGCAATATCAGTTCAAAAATACAAGTTTTGATTTACTGGATTATTCCCTTTGTATCTTGTCTATTAATGATTTCTATCTTCGGAGAATCTTTGGGTTATTCCATGATGAGTGGGCTACTAGCTCAGATTTTTATGGGAGTCGTGATGATCGTAATTGGAAATTATCTACCAAAAACACACCGAAATTATATAATCGGTATTCGACTACCGTGGACCTTGGAGAATGATGAAAACTGGAGAAAAACGCATCGTCTAGCTGGAAAAATTTGGGTATTAGGAGGATTGTTATTGTTTCTAAATTCCTTTGTTCAACTATATGTTTACTGGGTGTTTTTCTTGACACTTCTACTTGTGGTGTTGATGCCTGGTGTTTATTCATATCAATTATCAAAATCAGAATCTTGA
- a CDS encoding DUF3290 family protein, with protein sequence MKFYSYDYVLSQISQQNGIMIGFGIVLLAITGFFAFKAYRDKKGTKFRELVMILALTLVAMLLVTISKYQTNQASNNQFQTSLHFIEVVSKDLGVDKSEVYVNTSAATDGALVKVGPNFYRAMNGSQPDKYLLEKLELNQTDAIELVEVNK encoded by the coding sequence ATGAAATTTTACTCATATGACTATGTGCTTAGCCAAATCAGTCAACAAAATGGAATCATGATTGGCTTTGGAATTGTTCTCCTAGCTATCACAGGATTTTTTGCCTTTAAGGCCTATCGAGATAAAAAGGGGACTAAGTTTCGGGAATTGGTCATGATTTTGGCCTTGACCTTAGTGGCCATGCTTTTAGTGACAATTTCAAAATACCAGACCAATCAAGCCTCTAACAATCAATTTCAAACCTCCCTTCATTTCATAGAGGTTGTTTCCAAAGACTTGGGGGTGGATAAATCAGAAGTTTACGTTAATACTTCAGCTGCCACTGATGGAGCGCTTGTCAAGGTAGGTCCAAATTTCTACCGCGCCATGAACGGGAGCCAACCAGACAAGTATCTTTTAGAGAAATTAGAATTGAATCAAACAGACGCTATTGAATTGGTGGAGGTAAACAAATGA
- a CDS encoding DUF421 domain-containing protein gives MTLNYMEILIKLALGLFSLVFVINVTGKGNLAPNSATDQIQNYVLGGIIGGVIYNSSISILQYTVILMMWTILVLTLKWLNNNVRFVKRLIDGKPTLLIKNGQIDPEACRSVGLSASDVALKLRSQGIFQMKQVKRAVQEQNGQLIVVQMGDENPKYPVVTDGVIQVDVLESIGRSEEWLLDNLSKQGHDNVANIFIAEYDKGAVTVVTYE, from the coding sequence ATGACACTCAACTATATGGAAATTTTAATCAAACTGGCCTTGGGTCTTTTCTCTCTTGTTTTTGTTATTAATGTGACAGGAAAGGGGAATCTAGCACCTAACTCTGCTACAGACCAAATTCAGAACTATGTTCTTGGTGGTATCATCGGTGGGGTAATTTACAATAGTTCAATCAGTATCCTGCAATACACAGTGATTTTGATGATGTGGACGATTTTGGTTTTGACCCTAAAGTGGCTCAATAACAATGTTCGCTTTGTCAAACGCTTGATTGATGGGAAACCAACTCTCCTCATCAAAAATGGGCAGATTGACCCAGAAGCCTGTCGTTCAGTTGGCTTGTCTGCATCGGATGTAGCCCTCAAACTTCGTAGCCAAGGGATTTTCCAGATGAAGCAAGTTAAACGAGCTGTGCAAGAACAAAATGGCCAACTCATCGTGGTTCAAATGGGAGATGAAAATCCTAAGTATCCAGTTGTGACTGACGGTGTGATCCAAGTCGATGTCTTGGAATCGATTGGTCGTAGCGAAGAGTGGTTGCTTGATAACCTCAGCAAACAAGGACATGACAATGTGGCCAATATCTTTATCGCTGAGTATGACAAGGGTGCCGTCACAGTTGTAACCTATGAATAA